One Setaria viridis chromosome 7, Setaria_viridis_v4.0, whole genome shotgun sequence genomic region harbors:
- the LOC117864550 gene encoding mavicyanin has product MAHTLRGLLLAILLVVAGVPASAKDYTVGDSSGWKPGVDYTAWAKGKPFSVGDTLSFQYGAAHSVLEVSEADHSACSASNPLRTHGDQSTTIPLTKPGTRYFICGTAGHCASGMKLAVTVSDGGATSSGPTMRSTNAKPAAGTTAAATEPDSSAAAAASGARLATGLMLGAVGFAALMG; this is encoded by the exons ATGGCTCACACCCTGCGCGGCCTGCTCCTGGccatcctcctcgtcgtcgccggcgtgccGGCGTCCGCGAAGGACTACACGGTGGGCGACTCATCCGGGTGGAAGCCCGGGGTGGACTACACCGCCTGGGCCAAAGGCAAGCCGTTCAGCGTCGGCGACACTCTCT CGTTCCAGTACGGCGCGGCGCACTCGGTGCTGGAGGTGAGCGAGGCGGACCACAGCGCGTGCTCGGCGAGCAACCCGCTGCGGACGCACGGGGACCAGAGCACCACCATCCCGCTCACCAAGCCGGGCACCCGCTACTTCATCTGCGGCACCGCCGGCCACTGCGCATCGGGCATGAAGCTCGCCGTCACTGtctccgacggcggcgcgacGTCGTCGGGCCCCACCATGCGGTCGACGAACGCGAAGCCCGCGGCCGGCACGACGGCGGCCGCGACCGAGCCGGACTCGagcgccgcggccgctgccagCGGGGCCCGCCTCGCGACGGGCCTGATGCTCGGGGCCGTGGGCTTCGCTGCCCTCATGGGCTGA